In Daucus carota subsp. sativus chromosome 4, DH1 v3.0, whole genome shotgun sequence, one DNA window encodes the following:
- the LOC108217152 gene encoding receptor-like protein 33: MDIPSSHFTGKDTVTVTNKGLDVKLVKILKIFNSIDLSSNQFVGNIPETIGNLKMLYLLNLSNNALTGSIPSSSGNLEQLEALDLSANKINGIIPRELGSLTFLSFLNLSYNQLIRRIPDATQFSTFEELAFEGNF, encoded by the exons ATGGACATACCTTCTAGTCACTTTACTGGCAAG GATACTGTGACAGTGACAAACAAAGGGCTGGATGTAAAGCTTGTGAAGATTTTAAAGATCTTTAATTCCATTGACCTCTCTAGCAACCAATTTGTAGGGAACATACCAGAAACAATAGGAAATCTAAAAATGCTCTACCTCCTGAACTTATCAAACAATGCTTTGACAGGCTCAATTCCTTCTTCATCTGGAAACTTGGAACAACTCGAAGCATTAGACCTCTCAGCTAACAAGATTAATGGAATAATCCCCAGGGAACTTGGAAGTCTAACATTCCTTTCATTTTTAAACCTGTCATATAATCAACTCATCAGAAGAATTCCAGATGCCACCCAATTTTCAACCTTCGAAGAGTTAGCATTTGAAGGGAACTTCTAA